CCGGAAGCGACGGTGGCACGGCTCCCCGTGTACCTCCGCTGCCTGACCGAGCTCGCCGAGGACCGCATCCCGACGATCTCGTCCGAGCGCCTCGCCGACATGGCCGGCGTCAACGCCGCCAAGGTCCGCAAGGACCTCTCCTACCTCGGGTCCTACGGCACGCGGGGCGTCGGCTACGACGTCGAGTTCCTCCTCTTCCAGATGAGCCGCGAGCTCGGGCTCACCCAGGACTGGCCCGTCGTCATCGCCGGCGTCGGCAACCTCGGACAGGCCCTCGCGAACTACGGCGGCTTCACCGACCGGGGCTTCCCCGTCGGGGCCCTCGTCGACGTCGACCCGTCGAAGGTCGGCACCTCCATCGCCGGCGTCAACGTGCACCACATCGACGAGCTGCCCGAGCTCGTCGCCGACAAGGGCATCGCCATCGGCGTGATCGCCACCCCCGCG
This portion of the Actinomarinicola tropica genome encodes:
- a CDS encoding redox-sensing transcriptional repressor Rex — translated: MTDSERRIPEATVARLPVYLRCLTELAEDRIPTISSERLADMAGVNAAKVRKDLSYLGSYGTRGVGYDVEFLLFQMSRELGLTQDWPVVIAGVGNLGQALANYGGFTDRGFPVGALVDVDPSKVGTSIAGVNVHHIDELPELVADKGIAIGVIATPAGAAQAAAERMVAAGITSILNFSPSVLSLDADVSVRKVDLAVELQILSFYRRRSDGAAAVGSSPLDA